A genomic region of Drosophila kikkawai strain 14028-0561.14 chromosome X, DkikHiC1v2, whole genome shotgun sequence contains the following coding sequences:
- the LOC108083431 gene encoding testis-specific gene A8 protein: protein MTDVSHELGALRFVVDSPLSSKVAMFNNQATQHKQSQLLNPFSGDGRASSPKPTFSKDQYGKPLAGSLTEARGQKANIHVMKEMLELCQIINSEGYDVKDEPQMRVIPFGELFNIYNYISDKVVGILLRARKHKLVDFEGEMLYQRRDDDVPVFLLKPIKEIRAEMDAKIEDIKRAASPAPPQSTSVLMDRSAHEQKLKSRTPSPAVGKGKPKSKSQSPAAPKTKEEAAPADVPASTEAPSVAAPEAAPVATPVAAPVAAPVAAPVAAPEAAPVAATVAAPVATPVETEPVAEEAAPVETKPVAEAAPLPEPAPAVVVTEAPPSAEAPLPQESTEQIQVAPAISPAEAAAPAEELPTIVIEASAVFVRTVSVDQQADQPAEPSPQSAPAQPEQA, encoded by the exons GACTCACCGCTGTCTTCCAAGGTAGCCATGTTCAATAACCAGGCGACGCAGCACAAGCAGTCCCAGCTGCTCAATCCCTTCTCGGGCGACGGGCGCGCCTCCTCGCCGAAGCCGACGTTCTCCAAGGATCAGTATGGCAAACCGCTGGCCGGCAGCCTTACGGAGGCCCGCGGCCAGAAAGCCAACATCCATGTGATGAAGGAGATGCTCGAGCTGTGTCAGATCATCAACTCGGAGGGCTACGATGTCAAGGATGAGCCCCAGATGCGTGTGATTCCCTTCGGCGAGCTGTTCAAT ATCTACAACTACATCTCCGATAAGGTGGTGGGCATCCTCCTACGCGCCCGCAAGCACAAACTCGTGGACTTCGAGGGCGAGATGCTGTACCAGCGACGCGACGACGATGTGCCCGTCTTCCTGCTGAAGCCCATCAAGGAGATCCGCGCCGAAATGGATGCCAAGATCGAGGATATCAAGCGGGCAGCCAGCCCGGCACCGCCGCAGTCAACATCGGTGCTGATGGATCGCAGTGCCCACGAGCAGAAGCTCAAGTCGCGCACTCCCTCGCCGGCGGTGGGCAAGGGCAAGCCCAAATCAAAGTCGCAATCGCCGGCGGCGCCCAAAACTAAGGAGGAGGCAGCGCCAGCAGATGTTCCGGCTTCAACAGAGGCTCCTTCTGTTGCAGCTCCTGAGGCGGCTCCAGTAGCAACTCCTGTTGCAGCTCCCGTGGCAGCTCCTGTTGCAGCTCCTGTGGCAGCTCCTGAGGCGGCACCAGTAGCAGCTACTGTTGCAGCTCCTGTGGCAACTCCTGTGGAGACCGAGCCAGTTGCTGAGGAGGCAGCTCCTGTTGAGACCAAACCAGTTGCGGAGGCAGCTCCCCTTCCAGAGCCAGCGCCCGCTGTGGTAGTCACAGAAGCTCCGCCTAGCGCCGAGGCACCGCTGCCCCAGGAGAGTACAGAGCAAATACAAGTGGCCCCTGCCATCAGCCCCGCTGAAGCCGCCGCACCTGCCGAGGAGTTGCCCACGATTGTGATCGAAGCCTCTGCCGTGTTTGTGCGCACAGTCAGCGTGGATCAGCAGGCGGATCAGCCGGCGGAGCCCAGTCCGCAATCGGCGCCTGCGCAGCCGGAACAGGCCTAA